Within Lolium rigidum isolate FL_2022 chromosome 5, APGP_CSIRO_Lrig_0.1, whole genome shotgun sequence, the genomic segment TGACATCAGTAGCTTATTAAGCCGTGTACTATTTTAATTTTGGCGTCCAGTTTTGTGCGTTCGTATTTTTCACTAGAAAAAATAATCTGTGCAACCATTTAAGACATAAGAAAAATCTTAGTAGCAATTTACGTGTAACTggaaaaaactcagttgcaatccacatgtaagtggaaattcttagttgcgacgcatgcgtaactggaaaaatctgaattgcaacccacatgtatgtggaaattcttagttgcaacatatacgtaactggaaaaatctcagttgcaacgctcatgcaattggaaaaaaaaatatcggttgcaacccacatgtaagtggaaattcttagttaCGACGAAAAATTcttagttgcaacccacatgtatgtggaaattcttagttgcaacatATGCAACTAAAAAAGTCTCAGTTGCAACGCTCATGCAATTGGAAAAACAAAATCAGTTGCAACTCACGTGTAGCTGAAAAaacctcagttgcaacccacgtgCAACTGGAAATATGTCGTTTGCAACACACGCGCAACTGAAATGCGCGGTAAGCGGTTCCATGGGAGAGAGAAAGACGCCTTATAGATAGGAACCGTCACCACGAGCCCACTTCACAAAACCCGCAAAAAACAAGAGCCCGCTACGCATCGGGCcaacaacaacacaaacacacacaaacaACCCAAAAGTCAGAGCACGAATCTACAAGCACAAAATACTAATCTTCAAAAGCtcgacttaaacttattaagtactacctccgtttcaaggaataaggcgctctcgttttacgagttttttgtttgaccaagaattactttaaatagataaagattgtttgtatgaaagtagcatcattaaaaagttcttttcaatatgaatccaacgatactatatacatataatataattaagattttggtGCTCAACTTTTATGGTCAAAATTTACCTTGAAATACGTGTGAGCCTTATTCATTGAAACGGTATAAGTCACCTGATTTACACCAAATCCGTACCCCAGCCCGCCTATATAGTATATACAACCGAGAATCACATGACCACATCGATCAAGCCGCTGAAGAGAGCAGATAAGCATGGCTCAAGCTGAGCTGCCTCACGTGGCCATCTTCCCGCTCATGGCGAGAGGCCACACCATCCCGCTGACCCAACTCGCACacgtcctcctccgccggcgcCTCGCCTCCGTGACCTTCTTCACCACCCCAGGCAACGCGGCCTTCGTACGGTCCCTCCTGCCTGCCGGCGCCGACGTCGTCGAGCTCCCGTTCCCAGCCTCGCAGGGCGCGGAGAACGTGGAGGGTGTCGCGTCGGCGTCCGCCTTCGCCGACTTCGCCGAGTCCACGCTGGCGCTGCAGCCGCGCTTCGAGGAGGCGCTCGCCTCCATGCGCCCCGCGGCCAGCCTGCTGATCGCCGACCCGTTCATGTATTGGACCGCAGCGTCGGCGGCCGCGCTCGGCGTCCCCAGGGTGTCGTTCCTGGGCACGTCCGCCTTCGCGCACGTCATGCGGGAGTCGTTCGTGCGTGACATGCCTGGTTTCGACGGCACCGGTGACGGTACCTACACGGTGCCGGAGTTCCCCGACGTCAAGTTCTTGCTCGCCGACGTCCCTCCACCCCCCGTCTCGATGCTACCCCTTGACGCGAAGATGGCGATGGCGGTCGCCGGAAGCCGCGGCGTGATCATGAACACCTTCGACGGGCTAGAGAGCCGGTACATCGAGCGCTGGAACCGGCACATCGGGCCCAGGGCCTGGCCCCTCGGCCCGCTACGCCTAGCCCGGGAATGTTCCGCCGACGTCGACGATCATGTCGCCGTCAATGGCACGGAGCCCTCGTGGTTGCAGTGGCTGGACGAGAAGGCAGCGGCCGGCCAGTCCGTGCTCTTCGTGGCGCTTGGGACGCTGCTGGCAGTACCAGAGGCGCAGCTCAGGGAGGTGGCGCGCGGGCTGGAGGAGGCGCAGGTGAACTTCCTATGGGCGCTGCGGTCAGAAGATGATAGCGTCGGCGGCCTTGGGACAGGATTCGAGGAGCGGGTCCGAGGGAGGGGCATGGTGACGAGAGGGTGGGTGAACCAGCAGGCAATCCTGCAGCACGAATGTGTTGCAGGATTTCTAAgccactgcgggtggaactcggTGCTGGAGAGCGTCAGCGCCGGCGTGCCGTTGGCGGCGTGGCCCATGGAGTTTGACCAGCCGTTCAACGCGAAGTTGGTCGTCGACGAACTAAGGGTCGGCGTCAGCGTGAAGAGAAGTGGTGAAACCGTTAGAGAAGGGCTGGTTAAGAGCGAGGAGATTTCGAGGGCGGTGCGGGAGATAATGCTAGGGGAGGCAAGTGTGCCGGcggcgaagaacgcggcggtTCTGGCAGGGCAGGCACGGCGTGCCGTTTCCGCTGGTGGTTCGTCGTGGAGAATGGTGGCGGAGATGATTGGTGAGCTGTGTGTGACAGC encodes:
- the LOC124656793 gene encoding UDP-glycosyltransferase 90A1-like — encoded protein: MAESAVSCDASPELPHVAIFPLMARGHTIPLTQLAHVLLRRRLASVTFFTTPGNAAFVRSLLPAGADVVELPFPASQGAENVEGVASASAFADFAESTLALQPRFEEALASMRPAASLLIADPFMYWTAASAAALGVPRVSFLGTSAFAHVMRESFVRDMPGFDGTGDGTYTVPEFPDVKFLLADVPPPPVSMLPLDAKMAMAVAGSRGVIMNTFDGLESRYIERWNRHIGPRAWPLGPLRLARECSADVDDHVAVNGTEPSWLQWLDEKAAAGQSVLFVALGTLLAVPEAQLREVARGLEEAQVNFLWALRSEDDSVGGLGTGFEERVRGRGMVTRGWVNQQAILQHECVAGFLSHCGWNSVLESVSAGVPLAAWPMEFDQPFNAKLVVDELRVGVSVKRSGETVREGLVKSEEISRAVREIMLGEASVPAAKNAAVLAGQARRAVSAGGSSWRMVAEMIGELCVTAEPTARATKGLVGGDKSVAWKHTKNVAAVGN